The region TGAAGTGCTCAAAGGACGTTTTTTAAAGCAATGTATGCAGCCCCAAACAGCAGCAGGCACTACTAACGCGTAATGATAGGATGCGTTTCTCGCGAATACGCAGCAACAATTAACATGTGGTGCGCATTACAAACACGGTGGTAAACCTCTGTGGACCCTTCATCGTTCAAGTCTCGTTCCAAGCACCAATCATTTCCATTCGATTTTACTGCATCAATGAAAGTACCACGGCATGTTTTCGCTCGCTTCTCCTTTGCTTTTACATAGCGCAAATGATAGCATTACCTTGAAAGCCTTCAAAACTTTGTCACCCTCTTGgtgaataataatagtaattggtttttggggaaagtaaatggcgcagtatctgtctcatatatcgttggacacctgaaccgcgctgtaagggaagggataaaggagggagtgaaagaagaaaggaaggaagaggtgccgtagtggagggctccggaaaaatttcgaccacctggggatctttaacgtgcactgacatcgcacagcaaacgggcggcttagcgttttgcatccataaaaacgcagccgccgcggtcgggttcgcacccgggaactccagatcagtagtcgagcgccctaaccactgagccactgcggcgagtaTCCTCTTGGTGATGTTTTCTTGCTCACGCATTGCAGGGTGCCATCCGAAACATTAcagcaaagcttttttttttttttgctttcgtcaaACGCAAATTCAATGTTTTTAATGTTCCTCCACTTGTAACGTTTCTGAAACGTTACAATGAGTGTTGGAATTAAGCATCTAAATAACATAAAAGCACCATTTTCTATAGTGACAACTTAGTCCTGCAAGAGCATGCAGGCTTGCCATTTGTGAAGGCACACAACTTAATCAAAGCTTTTGCAAGGACCAACGAAGAAGGCGACACTTGAGCTCCACAATACAGCACAACATGAAACTCGTTCACACTGACCTTCCGAACGAATATCATGGAGTCAAGTTTATATGATGAAGGATGTCCCCCATGAGTGATAGTGGCGAATGGGTAATACGCAAATATTTGTGACAAAATAATGAGCAGTGCATGCAATCTATGCCAGGCACAATATAATAGATTTAGCTGCAAACTATACTACTAGTTGAAGAGTAGAGAGAGattaaacatttatttatttattttatactgCGGAATCGCTTGACTTCAAGCAggggattgtgggtggggtcctcagtccgaGACTCCAGTGGTTgctgccgacgctttggcgatggcgactatagcgcctcctggtcttccagggtgccactggccagcgtcacctcgcACACTGCTCTAGCGCCGCGTTGTGTGGCTTTAAGTGGTTCGATTTagctgagcatgtccatgtaatgtgcgtgaatgtggcaatttcgccacaccaaggacatgtatctgcgtataatgttgggtgaatgcgatGTAGGTGGTGAAGATTGGGGAAAgtaagtgtttggatgcgtcttagCGGGTAGGCGTCCGCCGGGGAAAGTTTCAAGAAGTGTAACGACAGTGCAAAAAGTTTTGAGCCATCATGCTTTAAATATATTTTAATGTTGCCTAATAGTTATGATTTGATCACTGTAACAACTTTTCTGACAGCATTAAACAATGCTTAGTTGGAACATCGAACTAATTTTATGATACAACAAATAACATTATTTGATAATTTCTAACATTATAAAAGCGTTTTAAGTCAGTATTGGCGCAATGTTTGCGATGAATACTAAACGAACCTTTACAATATAACAGAAAacgttatttgtttattttttacgtAAACGTAACGTACGGTGCGATAATAACGTTACTACAACTTACATTACAATTTGAtagtgtaaggtggggtttattctgagaagcttcctaacgggagcagggccaacagcgggtcagctagtccagccgagagcgtgtgccaggcgatgaccatgcagctcgcgcatatgctcgtcgtcttctttacaatagTATTATTCTAATGTTAGTTACTGTACCTGGGCTAATGCTGAAACCAAGATCTATTAGCGACATTGTGTAGCGTTATTTGGAAGCTCGTCTACGATGTCGAGGACATTAATACTTCCAGTGAGCTTGCGAGAACTAGCCAACCCTTCGTAAGTGTAGCCAACCCATTTTTCTTTTGACGTTGCCGCCTCTGCCTTGAAAAATAAATCCGCGGCCTGGCAAGTTCGTGAGAACACCGCACGAATCATGTCGTGCGTTGGCTACAGAACCGAAAGCCTATGGAATGTATCTGCTCACATCGCTTCGCTTGTTGCTGCATAGTGTCATTGCTTACGCGCGGCATGAAATGGCAGATACGTTATCACAAACCACTCGAATATGACACCGCGGACGAGGCGCACTTGACACTGAATGATAAATTATACCTATCGCCAAATGCCCTCATCCAGGACTGTTAGCACTTGCACGGCAGGTATACCCATAGTGAACAGAGCAAAGTTTTCCCTCACCGCAACAAAAGTTGGCATCTGCAAAGGAAACGGCAGCTACTCCACGCGGAGTTCTGAAAAGGAATTAGAATCAGCTGAAGGAAATGACGGAGAATGAACGGGTGCGTATGCAATGCGAACGATTTGTTCCGTTCAGCCAGCTCATTTCATTTAATTtaattcatttcattcatttaattCATTAATTTAATTCATTAATTTAATCAGTTTAATTTAATTTATCGGCGTAACAGAGAGGAGTAGGTAACTAACAATATATACATCTGTAataggcagattaattaagatgattatacacagcagacttgaaggcgtcGGGTGCAGTGATGGAcacgcctcgcattcgggaggtgctgggttcgatcctcagtggcTTTGGGGAGGcgccggttttctaatgggtacaaggtttccgtCAGCACGGTAATcggcttttctggtgtgaaatgTTTGGGCAAAGGGTCTTGGATCAAGCCTTTGTtttgacgggccagtgattcaTCCCGCCACCAACCatccctaaatccgcctcgtgtggCAAAAGACCACATGTGGCCCTTTTTGATGATGAATTGATTAATGGACGATCTCTTCGTTGCTCTACCGTATTATCTACTAGTTTCATGgttggctaaaagaaaaaaaaaagtagttatGTTGCTTCCTCTCCTTTTTCCTTCGGGCTCCAAAGTTGTTGCCTTTGGCTCATCGATATGTCGGCACCGGATCCATCACTGCGGTTATTGCAAGACACGCGACGTCTTTTGAACCGCAGAAGAACAGGGgaaaaagaaaggcggagaggtggGTGGGGAAGTCGGTGATGGCACGCGGACTCACACGAACCGAAGAAAGCGATCGGTGCCACCGGCGTTGCCCCGGGGCAGCATTCGTCTGGTCCCTCTGCCCCCAGGAAAGCAATAACTCAGCCGGTGGTATATACTACCAGGACTGAGGAGGAGCGAGAGGCTCCTTTTCCTCCGCTTTTCCGTCTATACTCGGGGAGCAGTGGCAGCAGTGCACATACTGATGGAAAGGCGCGCCACTCAGATAGCGCACCGTCTGTCAGTGCGAGTGGTACGTAGCATGACGCCTTCTTGACTGCTTGCTCTCGTCCAAACGGCCGGACCCGCAGTCCGCTGAGAGCCCCTACAGCTTCTAGAATACTACGGCGGCGGCGGTAGCGGCCGCCCTCTCCTTTCGGGACACGTCGCGAGAGAAAGTGAAACCCGAACCCCGGTCAATTTTCCGACCCTGCGTGCGTCTGCAGCACGGGTCGCTACACTGGAAGAGAAATAAAGGAATGGGGAGACAGTGGGGAGGTGACGGGCGGTCGTTGGCTCGGTTCGTTTTTCTAAGCCGAGACCGCAAGTCTGTCTGTCTGGACTGTTTGGGTGCGCCgtgtataccccccccccctcccctccccccccacccccgccgcCACGCCGTCGTCGCCGTCTTTGAGTCTCTCTTGTCTCAGCGAACACTCGGAGACTGACTATGCAGCTGACCGCCACTGCGTCACCTCCTCCCCACTTCACTCTTTCTAAACACTCTTTTCTAGCCTTTCTTTTTTGCTATGCCTTCCGTGCACGGAAGCGGCCGACGGTCGCCCCCAAGACCTTGTGTACTTGCGCTGTCGTCGCACCATCACTTTAGGAAGGCGGCCGTGTTTCGGGGAAGCAGCGTCTCTTTCCAGGCCCTGCCGAGACTGGTCGCGATGCGTCCGGAATTCTTGGCTACAGGAATTCTTTGTTTCTGTCTGCATGTCTCGTCTGAGCTCGCGTGCCTGCGAAGCTCACTAATACCTCATTGAGTGTGCCCTGCAGGGCCAGTTTGTTCTTTATGAGTGATCGACATTAAGGTGTAACCGATAGCTGTTTGAATTTGTTGCTGGGACGTTATTCTCTTGTGTCTGCCGTTTACAACTTAATATTGCTCACATTCAGCTGAAGCCTGATGACGTCCTGAGAAGGCGCAGGAATATTTGCTTTAAATCAGGGAAAGAACAATTAAGCCCAGCCGCTTCCTCAGTTGGTAAAGCgattgctccggtgaagcgatggtccctcGTTTGAGCCCGCCTTTGTACACTGCACAACATggactggtgggcgagttggttcttGCGAACCAGCGCAACAGCTTGAtgccaaaataataataataataattggtttttggggaaaggaaatggcgcagtatctctctcatatatatatctttggacacctgaaccgcgccgtaagggaagggataaaggagggattgaaagaagaaaggaagaaaggggtgccgtagtggagggctccggaataatttcgaccacctggggatctttaacgtgcactgacatcgcacagcacacgggcgccttagcgttttttcctccataaaaacgcagccgccgcgggaactccggatcagtagtcgagcgccctaaccagtgagccaccgcggcggggcttgatgccaaacaacaaaaggaacaaaacacagcgctgtttTGTCACTTTCTTGTTTGGCTTACAGCCGTTGCTCTGGTCTACAAGAACTTTGTACACTGCGTTTCTTGCCAAATGGTCCCTTTTACAATGCCGCAATTCTGCATTGCTGCCAACAGTGGCTCCTGATGGGAGTTGGGAAATatttgaaaagaagaaagagatctgTGCAATGATTTTCGAGCGCGCCATAATGTCTTGAGAGTTCTACCTCTGGCCCTTTGAAAAAGGCCGCATACCTTCGGAAAGCGCGGGGCAGTGTCGGTGGACACGAAACCTAGTTTTGTGAGATagttggtttggttcggtttatgggggtttaacgtcccaaagcgacccaggctatgagggacgccgtagtggagggctccggaaatttcggccacctggggttctttaacgtgcactgacatcgcacagtacacgggcctctagaatttcggctccatcgaaattcggccgccgcggccgggatcgaacccgcgtctttcgggccatcagccgagcgccataaccactcagccaccgcggcggctagtgaGATAGTTGATTTGAACTCAGTGACAACAATATCATAAaaatggaaaggaaattaagcgctGAAGATTAATAAGCGATGCAAAATGAAGTAAACTAAACTAACATCCTGTCGCAGTTGCTTAATCACAACCGAAGGCTTACTGACGCACGTTTGCTTCGAGCCATGTTATCGTGCCTAAGGGAAGCGTAGCTCAGAAGACATCTCTCAAGAAAACGGGAGAGCTACAATTTCGCCGCTAATTCCGAATCTTTCTTTAATTTCTGCTCCCTCGATGTCCATTGACACTAGCACTTGTCACTTTTATCGCTGCGCTGCTTATCTCAGCATCATGATAAATTTGTCGACTCAGATCAGAGCGCAATGAGCCCTACGATTTAGcgttgtggaagaaatgtgcACCTGAGCTTCCGCGCTCATGCGAGCATATTAGTTATGGCGGCGCTGGTTCATAACAGTTTGGAAGGCTCGTCATCATTTCTCCTTCACAGGATGGATGTATCATTACGTAGTTTATCGaggtactgcaaaaaaaaaatacagctgtTAAAGGACGCCTCCTTTCCCAGTGAATTTCAGCGCCATTGCTTTGCGGACAAACAAGCGGACAAAAGGTTAGGTCGATTGTTgttgttacccgccgcggtggctcagtggttagggcgctcgactactgatccagagttcccgggttcgaacccgaccgcggcggctgcgtttttatggaggagaaacgctaaggcgcccgtgtgctgtgcgatgtcagtgcacgttaaagatccccaggtggtcgaaattattccggagccctccactacggcacttgtctcttcctttcttctttcacaccctcttttatcccttcccttacggcgcggtacaggtgtccggtgatatatgagacagatactgcgccatttcgtttccccaaaaaccaattattattattattattgttgtggATTTTTTCTACGTACCAAAGCAAAAATAGAGAGAGGGGGAGTGAATTATGAATGGAAaaacagggaggttaaccaggcgacgcccagtatgctaccctacacgtgagaAGGGGGACGAAGGgaaagatagaaaggggagagaggaagGTAGATTAATTTTTCGCGTGTCCGTAACTAGCAGGGTACACTGGACACACTCTGAAAGTTTACAGCCTTGAAATCAATCCTGAGTCTTTCAAGATTTATTTGAAGCAACAtcacagctgtcctctgcgatgaggGTTCAGTCCAAGGACCCTGTATCTTGGCTTCACTAAGGCGGCGAGGATCTAAGCGGCAAAAATCGAAAGATTTAAAACATAGTGAAGACGTTCCAGCGTGGACGCATGCCGGATTACTGGacgcctcctgcgcatgcgcggtgtccACACCTCACCCCTACCATGCCAAATCTCTCTGTTAGATCTTGCGATCTCGTCGTGGAAAAGAGATCTCAGAACTACTCGGCTGACGACTgcgttccttttatttttttggcGCACAGTAACGGCATTCCTTTGAGCGTTGGACAAGGGGGAGAACTCATTTCGGTTCAGCAGAGCTTATAGGAAGAGCTCAGAAGAGTATTTCGTCCCGCCAAGCGGCAGTCGGAGCGCAGAGACCACCGCATAGGGCACGTAGTACGCCTCCCGGCCATTTGCGCCCTAATGACTCCGGCCTGGGAAGCACGACGGGGAAAGACATTACGCCAGTAACAAGCATGGCACgcagagaaagaaaacaattgaAAGGAGTCGGCGCGCGTATTATCATAAAGGTGCAAAGGCACCCATCGGTGGTGCGCGTCGGGGTGCTCCGGCGCTGCGCCCGCAGCGGTGGGGGGCGTCCTCGCGAGGGAGAGCGGGGCGCGGGCGGGGCCAGGCCGCTGCCCGCCTCTGAGCCCTCCGCGGGGCGCATGGCGGACCGGCGCAGACGAGGCGCAGTCCGGCCATGCGATGCCCGAGCACCGGACTGCCCGGCCACGTCAACGACGCCAAACTTAAGCTGCCTCACCCGACCTCCTTATCTACTCCGGTGGAGTCCGGAGCGTGCAAGACAGCACCACCGGTGGCCACTACCTGATGACGAACGCGCAAGAGCCATGGACTTCCCTCGAGAGTACCGTTCAAGGCGAGTGCATGTGCAGTAGTTCGGCGCAGTCGTCCCGTGAAATGCGACTCGCGGAAGCCTGTGTGCTGTAAACGAAAGCTTGTTGGAGACTTTTGAACTTTGTGGAATCATCGCTGACCACCCTGACCGGAAGAGAAGTGTCTTGGCCGCAGAAGACTGTTAAGCGCAGACTGATCAAACGGCGTCATTTGAATATTGTGGTTCCCAGGCACATGGACTGTGATCAATGCGTGACTGGCCGAAGCCGTTTCTGCCTGGAGGGTGTCCTTGATGGTAGTGCGCGGGCAGGGCCCGAGGCGTACACTGGAAGCGAAAGATCACGCTACTCTTTGCAGCCTGGTGTGTGAAAACCGAAGAACAAAACGCCTCGAAAAAGAACTCCGCGcggcttttttcttttgccgTAGAGAGGGACCCCGAATGGGCCCCGTGCGTCGGAGGCTCCCTACCCACAGCTGCGGCCGAGGAGATCGCTCTTCCAGACGCTAGTGTGCACGGCTTTTAGATTGAGGACCGTTCGTAGAAGTGCGCGTTAAGGTGGCGGCAACTCGAGACTGATTATTTTTTGAAGGCAACAGTTTGAAAACCGGATAAAAAACGAGGTCCGTcctatatttattttttaaatttttgcgtGGAACACTCTCATAAACAGCCGTGATCATCACAAGCAAAACCGCGGGATTAGCGAAAAATACTGGGAAGAACGGTTCAGAACTGGAGTGTTCGCAGCCCATCAATTTGGCGAGCCATCGTTCCGTTTTTCTGTTCTTAAAAGTAACCGCGCTACAAATGCACCCATTGATCTGTCTTCGACGGACTGCGACATGACAGTCCAGCAGGGAGGCCTCACTTTCTTCATCACGAAACATTACGGAATCCTGCCGGTGGTGTGTGTGCTTTGTGACGCCTGCTAACAATTCCTTCGAGGGCAGACCAAGGGTGTATTGTAGTCTTTCATACAGTCGTAACGCTAGAAAACCTAAGAGGAATTTACGACCACCGACTGAGTTACGTGTGAAACCGCAGCTATAGTTCTCTGTTCACCCACTTACGAAGCCCGCAAAGCCACACGCCTTCCGCCAGCCGATATAAAAGCAACCAAAGTGCATCAGGCGTAGCCATCTCAAGTCCAGTCCAAGAAATCGTGAGTCGCGCCTTCGTGCTAGTAAGTGCGCAGCAACACAGCCAAAGACTGCGCGTATTCGTCTACGGAAGCCAAGGGCCAAGACTGCGGAGGTAGAAGGACGTTCAAGCGACGGTCCTTACGCAACGAGATCGCCGTAGAGCACCGCCCATTGCGTACTGCGAAGGTCTGTCCATCCGGAGACATGAGCCTGGTGGGCGGCTTCCCTCCGTCGGCCGCGGCCTTCGCAGCGCCGGAGTCTCTGTACGGCGCGTACTACGCGGGCGGTCCTCCGGGAGCCGAGTACCTGGGCTGGCTTCTCGGGGACCAGGCGGCGGCCGGCGACTTGAgcggcagtggcggcgtgccGGCGTGCTCGTACTCGGCCGGCGGACCCGCGAGGCCGGGCTCGGACGAGCCCTGGGCCTCGCCTCACCCGCCCAGCGCCCCGCCGGCGCGCGGGGTCAAGCGGCGGGTGACCGCCAACCGCAAGGAGCGACGCCGCACGCAGAGCATCAACAACGCCTTCGCCGAGCTGCGCGAGTGCATCCCCAACGTGCCGGCCGACACCAAGCTGTCCAAGATCAAGACGCTGCGGCTGGCCACCTCGTACATCGCCTACCTCATGGACCTGCTGCAGGGACCGCCCAACGCGGCCCACCAGGCGTGCTTCAAGGCAGACCTGCAGGCGGCCCACGCCGCGCTCACCCtgcaccaacagcagcagcagcagcaacagcaacatcaacagcagcagcagcagcagcagcagcagcagcacccacAGCCGCAACTCACGCCGCTCGGATCCCCCGACGACGTGCGCCGCAAGGAACTGGTAAGTGTGCCCTCTTCTTTGTAGCGAAAGCGCGAGGTACATCCGTGTATGCGGGCCTATTTGATTTCGTTCGGAACAGATCAATTAGAACAGAAAGTGTAGAAAGTTAACTACGGTAATAAGATAATTCATCCGATGAAATATGTTTGACGAGGGTACCTACCTGGTCTGATAATTCGCAGTCACGAGGGTGTCTCTAGCTAATGTAGTATTTTTATAGAAAGATCTGAAGTGTATAAAGTAACGCACCCTATATACACTGCAGCTGTTGACGCTGCATGACGGCACTTTCTCAGCTACAAGCCGGGGAAAATTTCAtactatattttttttaaataaacaggATTCCATTGAAGAAGTGAATAGGGATAGAAGCTTTATGTTATCCCGGCCTTAGACCTCTATAAATACCTTTTGACCAGAATAAGTTACTACATATACCTATACAAGTGCAGAAAATGGACACTGTTAAATACCTGAGGAATAGCGAGTCACTGGCGAGCGAGAGTGGCAATCCACCTGACGGGGATAGCCAGTTCATGAATACTGCATGTGGGTGTCAGTTCACAGAAATTTCTATATCCGTGGCTTTTGGTGCGCTGAGGGAGAGCATTATGTTATCGGCCGCGAACGATTACAGACCACTGAAGCGGCTCAGGTCCGAGTCGTCGAATTCAAgccgtgagagaaaaaaaaaactgctgtattTCCTGAACAGTTACTCTCTTTATATATCTCTCTGTGTAATTGAATTGTAGCAGCGGTGTAGAGGCTACACAACTGGCGTCACAACATATTTGAATGATGACTTCATGTTTGGCTGATTGGTACAAATACACTTCCTGGCGCAAATGCCTAGGTGTACACGAATGCTCTGTTTGAAAACGCCCACCCTCCCCTCGCCACCCGGTCCTCGAACAAAGTTACAGTTCCATTTGAACTGTCAGGTAAATGACAAGCGCACTGCGTGTGGTCACGGCGGTGAGTCGATTTTAGGTCGCCAGGGATTTCATGTTGTCATGGTTCACGTGTTATTTTAATGTTTGGTGAGTGCATGTGCATTGCATGTCCTCAAGCACTGTGCTTGAATATGTCGTTGAGGGTGTCGGAGGAAGGGGAGTAAACTCGCTCATGCGCACAGCGGCAGTGCTAAGCCGTATTCGTGAATTCAGTTTAACCTGGAAGGTGGCTTTCCAAACCGCAAGCTGGATATTCATTTGATTGCAGAGCCACCATGACTTATGAAGCCGCCACAAGCGGTCTTGTCTTTGATGGAGCATTTGTCGGTAACCGGATCTATTCGCATGCCGATAagatataattataattgtttttttttgggggggggggcgggggaaggaaacggcgcagtatctgtctcatatatcggcggacacctgaaccgcgccgtaagggaatggataaaggagggagtgaaagaagaaagggttgccgtagtggagggctccggaataatttcgaccacctggggatctataacgtgcactgacatcgcacagctcacgggcgccttcgcgttttgcctccataaaaacgcagccgccgcggtcgggtttgaacccgggaactccggatcagtagccgagcgccctaaccactgagccaccgcggcggttcaaaTGTGGAATTACACTTTTTGCACGGATGATATGGTAGCAGCTAGTGGAATTATTACGGTGAAACTCATGGAAGTCAACAATGCACGAATTAAAATTCCTCGTGCTTCTTAATTGTGAGCTGCGAAGAAAACGCGACAGAACATCCGAATTACTTTGGTTCCCGATTCTAAGCTCGTCACAACTTACAACACATAATTTAAACATGTGAAATTTCGGCACATTGAAACTTAGGATAACCGCGTCTGGCAGACATATTGTCGTGGGTCCTGTCCGTGGCTTGTTACTTCGCGAGGCAAGCTCCAGCAAGACACATTTCTAGGATGAAGAGCTGCTTGTGTGCGTGGCAGTCCGAGAATCGCTTGACCAAAAATAGCCTACAGGTCGaaggcatgaggcttaacggcaGCACCGTTTCCCTTTAGTTGGCTGCATATTCTACATATCAGCAGGAGCACTGTACCTCGTGCTAACCTTTCGGCCTCTGCTGTCATTAAGTTTTGTTTTTCTATGTCCTCTACTGTTATAGGCGGTGTTTCATTTTATTCTTGACGGACTTTTTAAACTAATGCTACAATAGCTACAAAGCGCCGCTTTCGGAATTGGTTTATGTGGCCAGGCCGATATCCTGTCCAAGCATATCGGTGAATATTGGCTGATTACCAACGCGTTCTAAATGTCTTACTGATATTTTTGCTGTAATTAGTCTGCATTTCCTTAAATTACCATGTATGACCCAAGTCCTTCGTGGCATCTTCTAGCTTCCAATGACAAGTGTATGAGACAAGTGCTACAGGAGGAAGAGCACAGGAACACAGCTAAAACATGAAATGTGAAGACAGTTATTGGTAAAAATGTGTGCACTgtacacgcatgcacgcacgcacgcacgcgcacgcgcacacacacacacgacatgggaatgtcacacacacacacacacacacacacacacacacacacacacacacacacacacacacacacacacacacacacacacacacacacacctttcgTGTTTTGTGTTCTAGCTCGAAAACGAACCACCCGTCCGCTTTCAGACCTCGGAGAATGCGGTTGTAACTTCAGTCCACGCTGGGCTCACGAAGAGCCAGCTGCAGCTAGGCTCTGCTGGTTCTAAGAACGCCTCGGGATGTGGCGCCCCCATTCTGTCCCCGTGTCCCTGCAGCCTCTCTCGCGACGCCGTCTCGAGGGCAGCGTCTCTCCCCCCTGTCGGGATCCCGGCTTTTGTTCGACCACGTCGGCTGTAATTGAGTTGTTGCACGTGGTGTCCGCTTCGTCCGTTCCGCTGTCTCGCCTCCTTCTGCGAAAGCTAGAGTCTTGGTCAATGCACGCTGTGGCCATGGCTGCCTCTCTCTCGGGCAGGAACACGAAAGCAGCAGCGCTGAACGTTTCACGCTTTGGATTCAGCCTTTGGTCCATGTGGGAAAGAATGGTCGGAGTTTGAgtggctagcaaaatcttttggGTGGACTCTGTTGGTATCCATAGTTTTCGAGCTGAGGTCTTCAGCAGGGACGATATGCCGAAGAGCAGTATCTCTAGCTTTCAAGTAAAGGTTGCGCGTAGCTTCTCAGAGCACGAGCTTTTGTTCCTGaaagaaacaaggaaggaaaTGGATTAGTTGCCACTGCGATATCTCCCAGAGGCTCTGCGaaagagaaggagaaaaaaatcacttttttttggcCTTCTTAATTAGACGCATAGAACGATTGCGAGCCGGACCAGGACTCGCTGTAGGTTGTCGTCTGTACCTTTAACAGTGCTGTGTCTTAGGTTTCCCACTTGTTTCTAGTTTTGTTTTTAAGTGCGCTGCTT is a window of Amblyomma americanum isolate KBUSLIRL-KWMA chromosome 4, ASM5285725v1, whole genome shotgun sequence DNA encoding:
- the LOC144128304 gene encoding heart- and neural crest derivatives-expressed protein 2-like, with the translated sequence MSLVGGFPPSAAAFAAPESLYGAYYAGGPPGAEYLGWLLGDQAAAGDLSGSGGVPACSYSAGGPARPGSDEPWASPHPPSAPPARGVKRRVTANRKERRRTQSINNAFAELRECIPNVPADTKLSKIKTLRLATSYIAYLMDLLQGPPNAAHQACFKADLQAAHAALTLHQQQQQQQQQHQQQQQQQQQQQHPQPQLTPLGSPDDVRRKELANVIQAEKRGKGRTGWPQHVWALELKHDA